The DNA window ACCTCGTGAGGCTGGACATCGAGGAAGCTTCTCGTACTCCCCTCGCCGTCGTCCGGTTGGCCGGTGACGAGCGACCCGACCAGCGTACTCTTGCCATGGTCGACGTGACCTGCGGTGCCGACGACGATGTGACCGTCGTCCTCCAGCAGCGCGCCTTCTCTGACTGTGGCGACGCCGACGAGTCCGTCCTCGATCCCCCACGTGTCGACCGATTCGATGTGGGCGTCGGCCTCCTCGGCGAGCAAGGAGAGCACGTCTATCGACTCCGCGAAGTCGTCGTGGGGGATCCCCGCGAGCCCGCCGTCGTCGGTGACGCCCACCACGTACGTGGCCTCGCCGTCGCCCGAGAGCACCCGATGGCGGAGCTGTGCCGCGAGGCTTTCGAGCTTGCCGTCGGCGAGGTGGAGGTCCTTCGTGAGCCGTTCTTTGAACTCGACGCTGCCGCCCTCGCGCTCGCCCGCATCGAGCGCCCGCTTGAGGACGGCCCGGTCGGGGGCCATGTGTGATCGTAGCGTGCCGGGCGCAAAAGCCCTTCTCTCTGGTGTATGATGGCACGATTCATGGTATTTGATCGGCAGAACGCTAGGCGAAGCTCGGCCATTGTTGATGGCTGTGGCGCGCGGGAGGGCGTCGGAGACGCCCGACTCGTGCGAGGGATGACTGAGTGTAGCGAACGTAGTGAGCGAGCGAAGGAATCGGCTGGGGAGGGTGTGGCTCGCGGTTCTCATTTGTGTCGTGATTCGTCCTCGGCGAATCAGCCGTCCCCGCCGGACGCTGTGGCGAGACTGCCGTTGCTGGATTTTATGAGGAAGATCGAACCGTCGAAAGTGCCTCTATGAACCCGTCGGCGTACGCCGCATCAGTCACCAGATCGGCCGCCTGCGTCGCTGCCTCGTCGGCGTTCGCCACCGCGAACGATCGCCCCACGACCTCGAACGTCGCGACGTCGTTCGCGGAGTCACCGATCGCGACGAACTCCTCGGGATCGCGTCCGAGGCGGTCGGCGACGATCGAGAGCCCGCGGCCCTTGTCAACATCGGGTGAGACGACGTGGTACGCGAACCCTGTGTCGACCACGTCGAGTCCGTATTCGACGGCGATCTCTCGGAGGGGGTCGAGGGGCGCGTCGCGACTCACCGCGATCTCGGTCTCGCGCCATCGATTGACGAGATCGAGACTCCCCCAGCCGAGATCGTGGCCGGCGTCGCGGTAGGCCGCGGCGACGCGGTCGGCGGCCGTCCGATCGCCGTCGACGACGATATCGTCGCGAGTCTCGGTATCGAGACAGACCACGCCGCCGTTTTCGGCGACGACGAGCGTCGCGAGACCGGCGAACTCACAGAGGGCGACCGGATAGGGAAGTGCCTTGCCGGTGGCGAGAACGACCGGTGCGGGCCACTCTCGGAGCGCGTCGAAGACTCGTGGATCGACGACTCGATTGCGATCGGTGAGGGTGCCGTCGATGTCGACCGCGAGGGGCGGTCGCGCCTCGGGAGCGGCGTCTGCGCGATTCATACGTGACGTGGGCGAGCCGGGTGGTTACGGGTTCGGATCGCAGTGTGCGGCCGAGCGCTGGGACGCTCCTGCGGTCGTCAGTCCGAGAGGTGGTCGTAGGCGTTCTGTACTCGCTTGAACGCGCGCTCGCTGCCGTCGTCGGTATCGGGATGAACTTCCTTTACTTTCTCGCGGTATGCGGTTCTGACAGCCGCTTCGTCCGCACCCGGTTCGAGATCGAGGGCGCGGTACGCCGCCGCCGTGCTCGGGCCACGCCGGCGCTGCCCGCCGGCAGTCGCTCGTCGCCGACCGCCGGCATCGAAACCACCGTCGCTTCGCGGCCCGGTCCACTCCTCGCGCGGCCCCGCACCGAACCCGCCGGTCTCGGCGCGGCCGGTTCGTGTCGTTTGGCCGGCTCGCGTCGTTCGCTCGGTTCGTCGGGGACCCGCGGTGCGTGTCTGTCGGTACACCCGCTCGCGGAGCCGACCACTCACGTGATACCAGAGGAAGTAGGTCACGGCCCCGAACGGAACCGCGAGTGCGAGCGCTACCGGACTGTAGACGAAGCCGAGCACCGTCGTGAAGACGGTCAGTCCGGCGAACACTCCGCCGAGCCCAACTACGAGCCCCGACCTAGTCACGACAGTGCTTGTGGCCCGAACGGCGTAAGTCTCCCGCCACAAGTTGAAGTTTCCTGATGACGAACCCCGGATATGAGCGTATCCGGGCTGTGTCAGGTCTGTGAGAGCGCCGAAGCGAGCCACACCTGCGATCAGTGCGGGCGGGCCGTCTGCGACCAGCACCACAACGACGCGTTCGGCCTCTGCCTCGACTGCTCGGCAGAAGCCGGCGGTGGTGGTGCCGAAACCGATGACGGTCCTGGCCGGAGCGACGCTGGCGACGACGTTCGGTTCTGAGTCCTGAAAGCGGCATGCAGTACGACGCCGTCTCAATCGCCGACGGCGTCGTGGTCGACGTACTGGCGCTCCCACTCGTGGCGGGCCGCGATCGCCGCCCGGCCCTGCTCGGTGACTGCGTAGAAGTTGGTGAGTTCGTTCTGCGACCCCTTCTCGACCAGCCCCTTTTCGACGAGCGTATCGAGGTTCGGGTAGAGTCGCCCCCGGTTGATGTCGTTGTCGTAGGCGTGCTGTAACTCCTCGCTAACACCGAGCCCCTTCGGGTCGTCCATCCCCGCGATGACGTACAGGAGGTCGCGCTGAAACCCCGTGAGATCGTCCATCATTGCTTCATCGGTTTCCACCACGACTGCGAAGCATCTTATATTTTCGTGCTTTATCGGAACTAATACTACGGACCTCGACGGATGGGCACAGCGTTATTGGACTTCCGGGTTCCCCCTCGACGAGCCCGGCACGTGCCTGCTTGTTCCGTGATACTCGTTCAGCGATGTTCGTTCAGCCGTCGCTTGAGTCGCTTCGCCGCCTCGCCAGCCGCCCGCGCGAACTCTTCGCCGCGATCCTTGCCGGCGAAGATGATTCCGCGTGAGGAGTTCACGAGCCCGACGCCATCGGCGAGGCCGTACTCGATCGCGGCTTCGACGTCCCCACCCTGTGCGCCGACACCGGGGACGAGGAAGGGGAGGTCGGGAACGAGGTCGCGCACCGTTTCGAGCTCTTCGGGAGCGGTCGCACCGACCACGAGACCGACGTTGCCGCGCTCGTTCCAGCCGTCGGCCAGCCGCGCGACCCGTTCGTAGAGGCGCTCGCCGTCGGCGAGCTCGCAGTTCTGGAGGTCCCTCCCACCAGGGTTCGAGGTCCGACAGAGCACGAACACGCCCGCCTCCTGGGAGAGAAACGGTTCGAGCGAATCCCGGCCGAGATAGGGGTTGACGGTGATCGCGTCGGCGGCCGTCTCGTTTGCCGCGTGCCCGCTGGCCGCATCGAGGTGGGTCGCGTACTGGCGGGCGGTGTTGCCGATGTCGGCACGCTTTGCGTCCAGGAGTACCGGAACGTCCTTGCCGTGGGCGTAGGCGACGGTTTCACGGAGCGCGCGCCAGCCGTCGGGGTCCTCGTAGAAGGCGGCGTTCGGCTTGTAGCACGCGGCGTGGTCGTGTGTCGCGTCGATGATCCGGCGGTTGAACGCCCACCGCGGCAGGTCGTGATCGTGGAGGTGATCGGGGAGTCGGTCGCGGTCGGGATCGAGCCCGATCGAGAGCACGCTGTCGGTCGCGTCGATCCGGTCGGCGAGCCGGTCGAAAAATCCCATACGCTCCGCTGTTCGTGACTGTGCAAGGACTTTCGGGTTCGTCTCGCCACACTCATGTGGGAAGCGGCCTACGGGTGAGTATGACCATCAGGGCGGTCGCGTTCGATCTCGATTACACCCTCGCTGTCCCCGAACGCGACCGTCAGACGCTGCTCGACGAGGCGAGCGCGGCGGTCGACGGCCCCTCCCTCTCACGTGAGTCCTACCTCGACGCCCACCGCCGGAACCTCACGAACCGGACTCGCGAACCCATCTTCGACGATCTGCTCACCGACCGCGAGACCGACGCCTCGGCAGGCGCGCTCGCGGACACCTACCGCGAGGCGATCACCGACGCGCTCGTACCGGTCGCAGGGGCGGAAGAGCTCGTCAGATCGCTCCGTGAGGAGTACCGCGTCGGCCTTCTCACCGACGGGCCGGTGTGCGCCCAGCAGGCGAAGCTCGACGCGCTCGGCTGGAACGACCTGTTCGATGCGGTCGTGATCACCGGCGATCTGGCGGCGGGAAAGCCGGACGACCGTGCGTTCCGGGCCGAACTCGACGCGCTCGGGACGACCGCCGACGAGACGATCTACGTCGGTGACTCCGCCGAACTCGACATTGCCGGTGCGCGCGCTGCCGGCCTTCGGGCGATCCACGTCCTCGACAACGGCGAGTCGTCGCCGGCAGCCGACGCCACGA is part of the Halococcus salifodinae DSM 8989 genome and encodes:
- a CDS encoding J domain-containing protein gives rise to the protein MTRSGLVVGLGGVFAGLTVFTTVLGFVYSPVALALAVPFGAVTYFLWYHVSGRLRERVYRQTRTAGPRRTERTTRAGQTTRTGRAETGGFGAGPREEWTGPRSDGGFDAGGRRRATAGGQRRRGPSTAAAYRALDLEPGADEAAVRTAYREKVKEVHPDTDDGSERAFKRVQNAYDHLSD
- the pyrF gene encoding orotidine-5'-phosphate decarboxylase; translated protein: MGFFDRLADRIDATDSVLSIGLDPDRDRLPDHLHDHDLPRWAFNRRIIDATHDHAACYKPNAAFYEDPDGWRALRETVAYAHGKDVPVLLDAKRADIGNTARQYATHLDAASGHAANETAADAITVNPYLGRDSLEPFLSQEAGVFVLCRTSNPGGRDLQNCELADGERLYERVARLADGWNERGNVGLVVGATAPEELETVRDLVPDLPFLVPGVGAQGGDVEAAIEYGLADGVGLVNSSRGIIFAGKDRGEEFARAAGEAAKRLKRRLNEHR
- a CDS encoding PadR family transcriptional regulator, giving the protein MDDLTGFQRDLLYVIAGMDDPKGLGVSEELQHAYDNDINRGRLYPNLDTLVEKGLVEKGSQNELTNFYAVTEQGRAAIAARHEWERQYVDHDAVGD
- a CDS encoding phosphoglycolate phosphatase, with amino-acid sequence MNRADAAPEARPPLAVDIDGTLTDRNRVVDPRVFDALREWPAPVVLATGKALPYPVALCEFAGLATLVVAENGGVVCLDTETRDDIVVDGDRTAADRVAAAYRDAGHDLGWGSLDLVNRWRETEIAVSRDAPLDPLREIAVEYGLDVVDTGFAYHVVSPDVDKGRGLSIVADRLGRDPEEFVAIGDSANDVATFEVVGRSFAVANADEAATQAADLVTDAAYADGFIEALSTVRSSS
- a CDS encoding HAD family hydrolase, with the translated sequence MTIRAVAFDLDYTLAVPERDRQTLLDEASAAVDGPSLSRESYLDAHRRNLTNRTREPIFDDLLTDRETDASAGALADTYREAITDALVPVAGAEELVRSLREEYRVGLLTDGPVCAQQAKLDALGWNDLFDAVVITGDLAAGKPDDRAFRAELDALGTTADETIYVGDSAELDIAGARAAGLRAIHVLDNGESSPAADATIERDALAERLPAVVAGFN